In a genomic window of Streptomyces noursei ATCC 11455:
- a CDS encoding helix-turn-helix domain-containing protein, whose product MTTNNFGQKLRSLRLQRGLSQNDLAEPGLSAGYISLLENGKRPPTSEVILRIAARLDVSPEILSSAQEASVQPRATGSVELDYAIQATLLRGDLAFADGDVSGACDLFTVALDDSVHSVADHMEAVHRLARACEHLGELDRAAELYRQWLDLHQQQRTSGWVHTWVVCATALTRCMLELGRLDEAVAFGVESLAQARTLGVDGIPPAVELASSVQYAHHCRGGGGRTDIDSGAVEEAAAGFLSRDVQVAAYSQAAQAAEENGDQESAYALLVEAFHTKVMDTRAVAGDRIAVTALANIARQGGRLPAQLQSHVRPAVQRLQQFGTAVDASLGTAGFANILLNSGESEEAHRTAAEALATMPAAYRLSRAQTALTAGRALRELGQYQQARGSYESASAELTDMGLGWLGANALFELAEMLEQAGDASGALSVYRTASKTLRVPRGT is encoded by the coding sequence TTGTCTGCCGGTTACATCAGCTTGCTGGAGAATGGTAAGAGGCCTCCGACGTCAGAGGTGATACTGAGGATCGCCGCACGGTTGGACGTCTCCCCGGAAATTCTGTCCAGCGCCCAAGAGGCGTCGGTGCAGCCGCGTGCCACCGGTAGCGTCGAACTTGATTACGCGATTCAAGCAACCCTGTTGCGGGGCGATTTGGCGTTTGCTGACGGAGATGTTTCCGGGGCTTGTGATCTTTTCACGGTGGCGCTCGATGATTCCGTTCACTCAGTAGCAGACCACATGGAAGCAGTCCATAGGTTGGCGCGCGCCTGTGAACATCTCGGCGAGCTCGACAGGGCGGCCGAGCTCTATCGGCAATGGCTCGATCTCCATCAGCAGCAGCGCACTTCGGGATGGGTGCACACATGGGTCGTCTGCGCAACGGCGCTGACGAGGTGCATGCTGGAGCTTGGCCGGTTGGACGAAGCGGTGGCATTCGGTGTCGAGTCCCTGGCGCAGGCGCGGACTCTTGGGGTTGATGGCATACCTCCTGCCGTTGAGCTGGCGAGCAGTGTGCAGTACGCCCATCATTGCCGTGGCGGTGGCGGCCGAACGGATATCGACTCTGGGGCCGTTGAAGAGGCTGCCGCGGGGTTCCTCTCCCGTGACGTTCAGGTGGCGGCATATTCCCAGGCTGCCCAGGCCGCGGAGGAGAACGGCGATCAGGAGAGTGCTTACGCCCTGCTCGTCGAGGCTTTCCACACGAAGGTCATGGACACCCGTGCAGTTGCCGGCGACCGCATCGCGGTAACCGCCTTGGCGAACATCGCGCGCCAGGGCGGGCGGCTTCCGGCGCAGCTGCAGTCGCATGTGCGCCCGGCCGTACAGCGCCTTCAGCAATTCGGCACGGCAGTCGACGCATCGCTCGGCACGGCGGGATTCGCCAACATCCTGCTGAACAGCGGGGAATCGGAGGAGGCTCACCGCACGGCCGCCGAGGCGCTGGCCACCATGCCCGCGGCATACCGGTTGAGCCGCGCGCAGACGGCATTGACCGCCGGTCGGGCGCTTCGTGAGCTGGGTCAGTACCAGCAGGCTCGGGGCTCCTACGAGAGCGCATCCGCGGAGTTGACCGATATGGGACTCGGCTGGCTGGGGGCGAACGCGCTGTTCGAGCTTGCGGAGATGCTCGAACAAGCGGGTGACGCCTCCGGCGCACTGTCGGTCTACCGGACCGCGTCGAAGACGCTGAGAGTCCCCCGCGGTACCTGA